One Sulfolobus sp. S-194 DNA segment encodes these proteins:
- a CDS encoding type 1 glutamine amidotransferase, translating to MFLGIINHPIERLGNIKDILEERGYKIKETLATEIKGNEDFDALIIMGGPMGVYESDKYPFLKVESELIRKAINTKKPILGICLGSQLLSSSLGGVVTRGAFGQEIGIYTVYLLDELQDLLGDKIEVFQWHGDTFTLPNGARLLAYNERYFQAFKYKTAIGLQFHVEVNSKMVSEWVKEYNGDPSLVDQLKEKEEEFRKISEKIISFWLDSVRGSQ from the coding sequence ATGTTTTTAGGAATTATAAACCATCCAATTGAAAGATTAGGAAACATAAAGGATATCTTAGAGGAAAGAGGATATAAGATAAAAGAAACTCTTGCAACGGAAATAAAAGGAAATGAAGATTTTGATGCTCTTATAATAATGGGTGGCCCAATGGGGGTTTATGAAAGCGATAAGTATCCCTTCTTAAAAGTTGAGAGTGAACTAATAAGAAAAGCTATAAATACGAAGAAACCAATACTCGGAATATGTTTAGGCTCACAATTACTTTCCTCATCCCTCGGAGGAGTTGTGACTAGAGGGGCATTTGGTCAAGAAATTGGAATTTATACTGTTTATCTTTTAGATGAATTACAAGACTTATTGGGTGACAAAATAGAAGTCTTTCAATGGCATGGTGACACTTTTACATTACCTAATGGTGCTAGACTTTTAGCTTATAACGAAAGATATTTTCAAGCATTTAAATACAAGACAGCAATTGGTCTTCAATTCCATGTTGAAGTTAACAGTAAAATGGTTAGTGAGTGGGTAAAAGAGTATAATGGCGATCCAAGTTTAGTAGACCAATTGAAAGAAAAGGAAGAAGAATTTAGAAAAATAAGTGAAAAAATTATTTCCTTCTGGTTAGATTCAGTTCGGGGCTCTCAATGA
- a CDS encoding MFS transporter: MLNKRQLALLSLGTSLSFWDIFNVPYIEDFASKNLGEVSSVLILSAEMIGYFIGGMFNGFFATRFGRKPGLLLSMFLIAFGSLIGFFSFSSIQLVIAELIIGMGIEGEVAIVPSYISEMVSKDFRGRAVGFTSMFGFLMSLVVGPMAVFLGEKYWRLLFLPSIVIAILALITRFKLPESKMWIERKYEKLKWDKMVIIFILIWFTSYFTGYSLFSTPIFYTITSKGFENSSLYFTYILYGDPVGVIFASILNDYFERKYSSALANLLSGGLVIIWPFFTGFSFLVIGFMIMFFQGFKFPVMYAYTSENFATKIRTIGYGIADGIGHLGGAVGPIVMALLYLENISVSYIIVGIMSVISALFILYFGVLTKGKSLEEIKG, from the coding sequence GTGTTAAATAAGAGACAATTGGCCTTGCTCTCTCTAGGAACATCACTAAGTTTTTGGGATATATTTAATGTTCCCTATATAGAGGACTTCGCCTCAAAAAATTTAGGTGAAGTATCTTCAGTACTAATATTATCAGCAGAGATGATAGGATACTTTATAGGTGGTATGTTTAACGGATTTTTTGCAACTAGATTTGGAAGGAAACCTGGATTGTTATTATCAATGTTTTTAATAGCGTTCGGTTCTCTCATTGGTTTCTTCTCGTTCTCATCAATCCAATTGGTGATTGCTGAGTTAATTATTGGTATGGGTATCGAAGGAGAGGTAGCCATAGTTCCTTCTTACATTTCAGAAATGGTTTCTAAAGATTTTAGAGGAAGAGCTGTAGGATTTACCTCAATGTTCGGATTCCTAATGAGTCTAGTCGTAGGTCCTATGGCCGTTTTTCTTGGGGAAAAATATTGGAGATTATTATTTCTTCCTAGCATTGTTATAGCGATACTGGCCTTAATCACTAGATTTAAACTTCCAGAATCAAAAATGTGGATTGAGAGGAAGTATGAGAAATTAAAATGGGATAAAATGGTGATAATCTTCATTCTAATTTGGTTTACTAGCTATTTCACTGGATATTCATTGTTTTCTACACCTATTTTTTACACAATAACTTCAAAAGGGTTTGAGAATTCTAGCCTGTACTTCACATATATACTTTACGGTGACCCAGTAGGAGTAATTTTTGCATCAATTCTAAATGATTATTTTGAAAGGAAATATTCATCCGCATTAGCTAATCTGCTTTCCGGTGGGCTAGTTATAATATGGCCTTTCTTCACAGGTTTTTCATTTCTAGTTATTGGGTTTATGATCATGTTCTTTCAAGGTTTCAAATTTCCAGTAATGTACGCTTATACTTCGGAGAATTTTGCAACTAAGATTAGAACTATAGGGTATGGTATTGCAGACGGTATAGGTCATTTAGGGGGAGCTGTTGGACCAATAGTTATGGCCTTACTCTATCTAGAAAATATAAGCGTTTCATATATTATTGTTGGGATTATGTCAGTTATTTCAGCATTATTTATATTGTACTTTGGTGTATTAACAAAAGGGAAGTCATTAGAGGAAATCAAAGGATGA